The following coding sequences are from one Thermoflexus sp. window:
- a CDS encoding RNA polymerase sigma factor, translating to MYRTCSGPGSTAARQRTIVILYYYEELSIEAIAQTLDCSPGTVKWQLHDARERLQHMLQE from the coding sequence CTGTATAGAACTTGCTCAGGCCCTGGAAGCACTGCCGCCCGCCAGCGAACCATCGTGATCCTTTACTATTATGAGGAACTGAGCATCGAAGCCATCGCCCAGACGCTGGATTGCTCGCCAGGCACGGTCAAATGGCAGCTTCACGATGCCCGGGAGCGCCTGCAACACATGCTTCAGGAGTAA